In Allorhodopirellula heiligendammensis, the sequence CAAGCTGAAGATCGCGGAAAAACCAACGTCCGTGCCGTATGGCGAAACATTCACAGTCGGACATTTCAACGGCAAACCAATCACGATTTACGTAAAGCCGAAGCCTACTGCGCCCGGAAACGGCGGGTAACCATCGCATCCACCGAAGGACCGGTGGTGCGTTTGCCTAAATGGATGCTCAACTCCCGGTCCTCGGCGATGCGGACCGTTATTTGGCTCAAAGCAATGAATGCCCGCATGCCCAGCATTGCAGTTTTACTCGCCACACTGATGGGATGCCCAAACTCAAACGTTGCTAAATCCGCCTTACCGTCGAAGACCGTAGCGAATACGGAATCCAAAATGAGCAGCTCAATAAAAATCCTCGGTGAGCGAGACACCGGCAACGGTGTTGAACAGAAATTCGCCTTCATCGAAGGGCAAACTGAAAAGGCGGTCGAATACCTGATACAGGTTTTGGATACTGCTGAAATCTCGCTGATGAATAATGCAGATGAAGGCGGGGAAGGAGTTACGACATTCCGCAAAACTGAAAATGGATTTGAACGCATGGACGGCGGACACGGTTGGCAATCTGAATGGAAGATCATGGGCCACGATCAAATTCGTGATAGAATGCTTGAACTTGTACCTTCCAACATGGGCGGGCATTGGAGCACAGAGGGTTCAATCACACGAAGAAACGCCAAATAACCAAGCGGTGAACCGAAGTCGCCGATCGAGCGTTTTGTGAGATCATTCTTCTCTGGCGGCGACTCGGTTACCGCCACCGTTACGAGATCAAGCTGGTATTGAAGCCAAGTGTGCCCTGCGGGGCATCGTCCGACGCCGAGTCGTGACAACCAACGCCAGCCCTGTGGGGCATGAAGCAACACTGCCCTGCGGGGCACGAACCAACGCCTGCCCTGCGGGGCATTGTCCGACGTCTGTCAAATCGGTGACTGTGACTCATGCTCGTTGCGGATCAAAGACGCGGGCAAGCCCATGAGTACTACGCTACACTAAACGACTCGTAACCATGCAATGATGACGGAGCGGCGTTGTCGCCTTTGCCTCAGTGGTTGAGTCGCTCGCCGCCGCCCGCATATCGCCGCCGTTCCCCGACTGAGTCGATCGTGATCGAATCATCTGTCACAGCTGCAAATGCACGGCAAGCAATCACGTTGTTTCGGAATGCTGTAAACCTGATTCGATTGCTCCAACGTTCGGCTATTCCTCGCTGGTCTGATGGTTTGACCACTTGGCTCTCCGACGAACGCCCTCCGGAGGATCGCGATGAGACGCCGTTCTATAACGACGCGGAGTTGGAACACTATCGTGAGGCACGCGGCTGGCTGAAACGGTCAATCGACCTAAACCCGTATTTCCCCGACGCTTACTTGCTACTCGGCAATGCCTTTGCTGACATTGATGGCGATTTCGAAACGATGCTCACGTACTACGACAGGGCATTAGTACTGGATCCAGACAACGATGAATTCCACAACGCTAGGATGTCGCACTATCTCACGATGGGCAAGCTGGATTTGGCCTTGGACGATCTTTTGCACTTAG encodes:
- a CDS encoding tetratricopeptide repeat protein, coding for MTTWLSDERPPEDRDETPFYNDAELEHYREARGWLKRSIDLNPYFPDAYLLLGNAFADIDGDFETMLTYYDRALVLDPDNDEFHNARMSHYLTMGKLDLALDDLLHLERLQSGYAESMRKHYDNAVECGEQ